The proteins below are encoded in one region of Bdellovibrionales bacterium:
- a CDS encoding transposase — protein MLCGWRWLIAEIGRTSSSTRTAEFSTRANYFLALLNKNNVIPSMSRKGNCYDNSIVESWFKSFKSEWLYRHDYKTEAELRTLVF, from the coding sequence ATGCTCTGCGGATGGCGTTGGCTAATTGCAGAAATAGGGCGAACATCGTCTTCCACTCGGACCGCGGAATTCAGTACGCGAGCAAATTATTTTTTGGCTTTGCTGAACAAAAATAATGTGATTCCGAGCATGAGTCGCAAGGGAAACTGTTACGATAATTCGATTGTTGAGAGTTGGTTCAAGTCATTCAAGTCTGAGTGGCTTTACCGTCATGACTACAAAACAGAAGCGGAGCTGAGAACCTTGGTTTTTTGA